The nucleotide window CTCAAAATCAGTGTCGAGGGGTGGAAAGCACCCACATCAATGGCGTTAAAACCAGCGCTTCTTGTAGACACCGACTGGAAAATGGCGTTAGAGATTTTGCCGAGGATACTCAACCCACTCAGGGCGCCGTTCCACTCCAACACGGCAACGCCCAAGGCGCCGACGCTCCACAGAATCAGGGAGCCGGCAACAACAAACTGCGTGGTCAGCGACAGCCGAGGCAGGTGCTTAAACCCTTGGGTGCGGCGGCGCAGACGCAAGGTTAGCTCTAGCAGCACGGGGTAGCCCACGCCGCCGATCATGATGGCGCAGGCGATGGGGAACAGCAGCCCAATGTCGTTGACAAAGAGCACCAGGTTGTTGCTTTCCAGCGAGAAGCCCCCGTTGTTGAACGCAGAAATGGAGTGGAAGGTACCCTGCCAGATCGCGGAGCCCCAGTCGTAGCCGTAGCTGAAGTGGAACTTGGCGATGAGGAACGTCGCGATAACCCCCTCGACCGCAGCGGTGAAACTCAACGTTGCGACCAGCAGGGTCTTAACATCACCCAGTTGGTTGCCGCCGCGCCCCTCAGCCGATGCGTTGAGGCGGGACTTGACACCGATCTGGCCGGCGATCACCCAGCTTGCGATGGTCGCGAGGGTCATGATGCCTAGACCACCCAGTTGGATGAGCATCATGATCACCGCTTGGCCAAAGTGGCTCCAGTAGGTTGCAGTGTCTACCACAATCAAACCCGTCAAACATACTGCTGACGTCGCGGTGAACAACGCGGTCACGAAATCCGCACTGCCGTCGGCGCGCGACATGGGCAGTAGCAGCAGGGTGGTGCCGACAAGAACCAACAGTGCGAAGCTACCGGCAACCAGTTGTGCTGGCGAAAAACTATGTGAATCCTTCATGGGACTAGCTGGGGGCTAATTTGGAATGGTGATGCGGCCTTCGACAGCAGGCAGCGCAATGTCGGTGCGGTAGTGCCCGCCATCCAAGTTGATCTGTTCCAGGCGCTTGTAGGCGGCATCGCGGGCTTGCTCCAAAGTTGCCCCATGCGCCACGACGTTGAGTACTCGCCCACCTGCGGACACCAACTCACCGTTCTCGCCCCGTGAGGTTCCTGCGTGCAGAACCACCGCGACGTCATCACTGTCTGCATTGTCTGTGTTTTCGGCACCGGTGATGACGCCGCCGGTGACAGGCTTTTCGGGATAGCCCGGGGCTCCAAGCACGACGGTAAGTGCGTAGCCTTCGCGCCAAGTCAAGGGCGGCAGGTCGGCGAGCTCACCGCGGGCGACTGCTGCGAGCACGTCATCGAGTGGGGTTTCGAGCATCATCAGCACGGCTTGGGTTTCTGGGTCGCCGAAACGGCAGTTGAATTCGACAACTGCGGGGCCTTCGCTACCCCACGCGAGGCCGGCGTACAGCAAGCCTTGGTAGGGGTTTCCGCGGCGCACCATTTCGCGGGCGACCGGCACACATACTTCGTCGACGATGCGTTGCACACCGTCCGTGGGCAGCCACGGAAGCGGCGTGTAGGCACCCATGCCACCGGTGTTGGGGCCTTCGTCGTTATCGCGCACGCGCTTGTGGTCTTGTGCGGGCAGCAGGGGCACCACGGTTTCGCCATCTACCAGGCAGAACAGTGACACTTCAGGGCCGTCGAGGAAGCTTTCCAGCAACACGGGGTTGCCGGCCTTGTGCACGGCGTTGACGTGTGCGCGCGCCTCGTTAATGTTCGGGGTGACAACAACACCTTTACCGCCGGCCAGGCCATCGTCTTTGACGACCCATGTGGGGCCGAAGCGGTCGAGGGCTGCGTCGATTTCCTCTGGGGTGGAGCCTGCGGGGACCACTTCGGCGTGTGCGGTGCGAACCCCCGCTTCAGCCATGACGTCTTTGGCGAAGGCTTTAGAACCCTCGATTTGGGCGGCCGCCTGGGAGGGGCCGAACACCAGGAAACCCGCGTGGCGCAGCGCGTCGGAGACACCGGCAACGAGCGGGATTTCCGGGCCGACGACGATGAGGTCGGGCTTGATGTCCTGCGCCAGTGCCACCATGTTTGCTTGGTCGTCCACTACCCCCTTGTGGAGGGTGGCGAGGTCAGCCATTCCGGCGTTTCCGGGCACCACGTGTAGCTCGTTGTGTGGGGCTTTCATGCCAGTTAGGAGGGCGTGTTCGCGGGCTCCGGACCCGATGACGAGAATGCGCATGTGTTCTATCCTAGTATTGTCGAACTCATGTCTAGCGTGTTTAGTAAAATCATTGCGGGTGAGCTTCCGGGCCGTTTCGTCTATCGGGATGATTCGGTTGTTGCGTTTTTGACCATTGAGCCTTTCACCCCCGGCCACACTTTGGTTGTTCCGGTGGAGGAGGTCGACAAGTGGACCGATCTCTCGCCGGAGCTTTGGGCTCACCTCAACGCGGTAGCTCAGAAGGTCGGTCGGGCTGTGATGGATGTGACTGGCACGGAGCGTGCCGCTTACATGATCGCCGGCTTCGAGGTGCCTCACACCCACATCCACGTGTTTGGGGCCAACGGTATGGATGAGATCACCGCGCCTCCGATGCCTTCGCTTGATGACGCCGCGATGGATGATCTCGCCGCGCGTCTGGCTGAGGCACTGGGTTAAGCCGCATACAAGCGATGACTATCGTCCAGCAGTTGATGCGTCTGGTTCCCCGGCGGGGAACGTTGCCGGAGCCTCTAGCTTTGGAGGGCCACGATCGCGCTGTTGTGTTTTTGCATGGCAGTTTTGGTTCCTCCGGCAATTTCGAGGCGGCTGCGCGCGCTGTGCAGGCTGCTGGAATACCTACGGTGGGCGTTGATTATGCCCGCCGCGGTTTAGCGGATCTGGGGCACGGTGAGCAACAACTGGCCGAGGCTGTTCGTGATGTGTTGCGCCATGTCCCGGTGGTGGATTTGGTGGGACATTCTTTGGGTGGCTACATGGCGTTTCGTCTTGCTGCTCGGCCGGAGTTTGCGGGGCGGATCCGAAGCATTGTGGGGTTAGGGGCTGCGTTTAAGGGAATGCCTGTGACGGGTACTCGCCTGCAGCGCCGCATGATCCGTTGGCTAGTGGGCCCCAGTTTCGATCAGTTAATTTTCGAGGTTCCGCCCTCACCCGATAAGCACATACATCCGGATTTGATGGTTGTGTCTGTGGTCAGTGATGCTGATACCGTGGTTCCCCGTTCAAGTTCCAATGTGGAAGACATTGGCCGCGTCGTACACGTCGATGGTGTTGAGCACGGGAAGATGACGGACCTAGTGGCGCATATTCTTGAGGCGCTCGATATCCCTTCGGCCCACACGGCTTAGTGCTTGTAAGGAGCGTAGATTGTTATGGCCCAGTGCGTAGTGGAAGTCGACGGCGAAGAATACTCATTCGAGTGGTCTGAGGGCACGCTGCTGCAAGCGATGCTTGATGCTGGTGTTCCGGCGCCCTATTCCTGCCAGGCCGGGCAGTGCGGCGCCTGTCAGTGCTACGTCGAGGGGGCTGCGACGACCATGCTGAACAACAATGTGCTCTTCGATGATGAGATTGCTGAGGGGCAGCGTTTGGCATGCCAGACTGTCCGCGACGGTGACGACGCTGCGGTCGAAGTGAGTTACTACTTTTAGTAGCTCGTGGGCAGGCGTAGTTCAAACACTGCCCCTCCTAGGTAGCAGCCATCGGTGTCGTTATGCACCGTGACCTCCCCACCGTGGGCGACTGCCAGGGATTGAACGATAGCGAGGCCCAGGCCGGAGCCACCGCTGGCTCGGGTGCGTGATTCATCGCTGCGATAGAAGCGCTCGAAGACGTGATCGAGGTCTTTGTCGGGCACTCCCCCACCATTGTCGGCAACAGTTACTCGCACTATGGTGTCGTCGCAGCTGACTTGGATCAGCACGTGGTCGCCGCCGTGGATGAAGGCGTTGGACACCAGGTTGGTGAGGATGCGGTGAATTTGCGCGGGGTCGGTACTCACGACGGGGCAGGTTTCGCAGGTGTTTTCCACATCGAGTTGGCCACCGTATGCGACCCGTAGAGAACCGGCGACGCTCATGGCCTCGTCGAGGACGTCGACGGGTTTACGCACCAGCGTGGATTCAGAGCGGGTCAGTGCTAGTAGGTCTTCCACTAGCAGGCTCATCCGCCCAGCTTCGGCTTCGATTTTGTCGATGACCATGTCCGCGTCCTGTGTGGCCCCGGAGCGGTACAGTTCGGCATATCCCCGAACGCTGGTCAGCGGGGTGCGAAGTTCGTGGGATGCGTCACCGACGAAGCGTCGCATTTGTTGTTCTTTTTCCTGGGCACTGACGATTGATTCCTGCAACTGCCCCAGCATCACGTTGAATGACGTCGCGAGGCTTGCGACCTCAACGGCCATCGCGGCGTCATTGGGGACGCGACGATCCAAGTCACCCGATGCGATTGCGGAGGCAGTGGCCTCGACTTCGCGCAAGGGGCGTAGTGCCCTGCGGACCGCATAGAGGCCGACGACTGCGACGACCAGCAGCACCAGCAAACCGATGACCAGTTGGACGCGGGCAAGACGCCCCAGGATCCAGTTTTCTTTTTCTAGGCTGCGTCCGACGATGGTTGTGGTTGAGCCTTGTTTACCGAGCATGACGCGCCACGGGCTCTTGTTGGGCGAGTTTGACGCGGCCGGCACCGTCTGCGGGGAGGAATGCAGCTGAGTGAGGTCTGGGGAAGAATCCGAATCGTTGAGGATGTAGGTGCCATCGTCACGGATTTTCATCACGTACATGGCAGAAGGCGGCCGGAGAGTACTAACGGCTGAGCCTGTGAGTAGTTCTTGGCGCCCAGCCCACCCGTTGAGGGCTTGGTCTAGGTCTTCATCAACTTTCGAATAGATGTAGTCCTTCATGATGGACTCTACGACGGTAGAGCTGGCCGCCAACCCCGCGCCGCTGATGCTGAGCACCAGCAACACAAGCAGTGTGCGAAGTTTCATTAGTTTCGCGGCAGTCGAAGGACATAGCCGACGCCACGGACGGTGTGGATCAGCTCTTGGTCTGGATCAATCTTGCGGCGGAGGTAAGAGATGTAGGATTCGACGATGTTTCCGTCACCACCGAAATCGTAGTGCCACACGGCGTCAAGAATTTTGGCTTTGCTGAGCACTACCTCCGCGTTAAGCATGAGGTATTGCAGGAGGTTGAACTCGGTGGGCGACAGTTCGACGATTTTGCCGCCCTTGGTTACCTCGTGGGTGGCGTCGTTGAGGGTCAGGTCCGCATAGCTGAGCTCCGTGCTCGGGGTGTCGTCTTCCTGGGTGGCGCTGGACCTGCGCAGGATGACACGCAGGCGGGTGATGACTTCCTCCAAGGAAAAAGGCTTGGTGACATAGTCGTCCGCGCCGATGGTCAGCCCATGGATCCGGTGCTCGACGGCATCTTTTGCGGTGAGGAACAACACGGGGCCGTCGAAGCCTTTGGCACGCAACTGCGGCAGCAGATCGAAACCGGACATTCCGGGCATCATCACGTCAAGGATGAAGGCCTCGGGCTGGAAAACATCAGCCTTTTTCAGCGCTTCAGCTGCACTGCCTGCGGTTTCCACCTCGAACCCCTGGAACTTCAAACTGACGGACAGCAGTTCCACAATGTTCGGTTCGTCATCGACGACGAGTACGCGTGCCATATCCATGCCCTCTACTTAAGACCGTAGCTCTGCAATAGCGCTTCGATACGGCTGTGAATTTCCTGTACATCAACTGCGCTGCTGTCCGGGTGTTGCAGCCATACAACACAGTGTAAAGGGCAGGCCTCGTAAAAGCCTGACCAGCGGGGGTGCTTAAGGCTTGGGAATGTTGCGCAGGTTGGATTCCGCGAGGCTGAGCATGGCCCCGACACCGCCGTCGAATACGGTCTTGGTTGCGGCTTTGGAGAAGCCCAGCAGCATGTCGAAGGTGATGTGGGGCGGAATGGACAGTGCATCCGGGTCGGTCACGACGTCAATAAGAACAGGTCCGGGGTGTGCGAGCGCTTCCGTCATCTGCTGGCGCAGTTGGGCGGGGTCGGTGATGCGCACAGAGTGAATGCCGCAGGCGGTAGCGATGTCGGCGTAGTTGACGTCGTTGACGTCGGTGCCGAAGAAAGGCAGCCCATCGACGAGCATCTCCAGGCGAACCATGCCGAGAGTGGAATTATTGAACACCACGGTTTTGACCGGCAATTTTTCCGAGGCGATGGTCAAAAGGTCACCCATGAGCATGGACAG belongs to Corynebacterium argentoratense DSM 44202 and includes:
- a CDS encoding TrkH family potassium uptake protein, with translation MKDSHSFSPAQLVAGSFALLVLVGTTLLLLPMSRADGSADFVTALFTATSAVCLTGLIVVDTATYWSHFGQAVIMMLIQLGGLGIMTLATIASWVIAGQIGVKSRLNASAEGRGGNQLGDVKTLLVATLSFTAAVEGVIATFLIAKFHFSYGYDWGSAIWQGTFHSISAFNNGGFSLESNNLVLFVNDIGLLFPIACAIMIGGVGYPVLLELTLRLRRRTQGFKHLPRLSLTTQFVVAGSLILWSVGALGVAVLEWNGALSGLSILGKISNAIFQSVSTRSAGFNAIDVGAFHPSTLILSDIMMFIGGGSGGTAGGVKITTVAVLLAVMVSEIRGDEYTLLSERRIPNRTMRQALAVFVLAGSIVVVAIGLVQLLAPEFSTHQLVFEVISAFATVGLSTGITGSLPVSAKLLITVLMYSGRIGPITLVAAMAARSQRRQYSYPVERPLIG
- the purD gene encoding phosphoribosylamine--glycine ligase yields the protein MRILVIGSGAREHALLTGMKAPHNELHVVPGNAGMADLATLHKGVVDDQANMVALAQDIKPDLIVVGPEIPLVAGVSDALRHAGFLVFGPSQAAAQIEGSKAFAKDVMAEAGVRTAHAEVVPAGSTPEEIDAALDRFGPTWVVKDDGLAGGKGVVVTPNINEARAHVNAVHKAGNPVLLESFLDGPEVSLFCLVDGETVVPLLPAQDHKRVRDNDEGPNTGGMGAYTPLPWLPTDGVQRIVDEVCVPVAREMVRRGNPYQGLLYAGLAWGSEGPAVVEFNCRFGDPETQAVLMMLETPLDDVLAAVARGELADLPPLTWREGYALTVVLGAPGYPEKPVTGGVITGAENTDNADSDDVAVVLHAGTSRGENGELVSAGGRVLNVVAHGATLEQARDAAYKRLEQINLDGGHYRTDIALPAVEGRITIPN
- a CDS encoding HIT family protein, with the protein product MSSVFSKIIAGELPGRFVYRDDSVVAFLTIEPFTPGHTLVVPVEEVDKWTDLSPELWAHLNAVAQKVGRAVMDVTGTERAAYMIAGFEVPHTHIHVFGANGMDEITAPPMPSLDDAAMDDLAARLAEALG
- a CDS encoding alpha/beta fold hydrolase codes for the protein MTIVQQLMRLVPRRGTLPEPLALEGHDRAVVFLHGSFGSSGNFEAAARAVQAAGIPTVGVDYARRGLADLGHGEQQLAEAVRDVLRHVPVVDLVGHSLGGYMAFRLAARPEFAGRIRSIVGLGAAFKGMPVTGTRLQRRMIRWLVGPSFDQLIFEVPPSPDKHIHPDLMVVSVVSDADTVVPRSSSNVEDIGRVVHVDGVEHGKMTDLVAHILEALDIPSAHTA
- a CDS encoding 2Fe-2S iron-sulfur cluster-binding protein encodes the protein MAQCVVEVDGEEYSFEWSEGTLLQAMLDAGVPAPYSCQAGQCGACQCYVEGAATTMLNNNVLFDDEIAEGQRLACQTVRDGDDAAVEVSYYF
- a CDS encoding sensor histidine kinase — translated: MKLRTLLVLLVLSISGAGLAASSTVVESIMKDYIYSKVDEDLDQALNGWAGRQELLTGSAVSTLRPPSAMYVMKIRDDGTYILNDSDSSPDLTQLHSSPQTVPAASNSPNKSPWRVMLGKQGSTTTIVGRSLEKENWILGRLARVQLVIGLLVLLVVAVVGLYAVRRALRPLREVEATASAIASGDLDRRVPNDAAMAVEVASLATSFNVMLGQLQESIVSAQEKEQQMRRFVGDASHELRTPLTSVRGYAELYRSGATQDADMVIDKIEAEAGRMSLLVEDLLALTRSESTLVRKPVDVLDEAMSVAGSLRVAYGGQLDVENTCETCPVVSTDPAQIHRILTNLVSNAFIHGGDHVLIQVSCDDTIVRVTVADNGGGVPDKDLDHVFERFYRSDESRTRASGGSGLGLAIVQSLAVAHGGEVTVHNDTDGCYLGGAVFELRLPTSY
- a CDS encoding response regulator transcription factor, with translation MDMARVLVVDDEPNIVELLSVSLKFQGFEVETAGSAAEALKKADVFQPEAFILDVMMPGMSGFDLLPQLRAKGFDGPVLFLTAKDAVEHRIHGLTIGADDYVTKPFSLEEVITRLRVILRRSSATQEDDTPSTELSYADLTLNDATHEVTKGGKIVELSPTEFNLLQYLMLNAEVVLSKAKILDAVWHYDFGGDGNIVESYISYLRRKIDPDQELIHTVRGVGYVLRLPRN